DNA sequence from the Pseudomonadota bacterium genome:
CCGGCAATCCTTCGACGGCAATTATGTCCACTACGGTGTGCGCGAATTCGCCATGTCGGCGATCATGAACGGGATCGCTCTGCACGGGGGTTTCATCCCCTACGGCGGAACCTTCCTGGTGTTTTCCGACTATGCGCGCAATGCCGTTCGCATGGCGGCGCTGATGAAGGCGCAGAGCATCTTCGTCTACACCCATGATTCGATCGGGCTCGGTGAAGACGGGCCAACGCACCAGGCGGTGGAGCACGCCACGAGCCTGCGGCTGATCCCCAACCTCCGCGTGTGGCGGCCTTGCGATCCGGTGGAGACCGCGGTCGCTTGGAAGCTAGCGCTGGAACATCGCCACGGTCCCACGGCGTTGCTCCTCACGCGCCAAGCCGTGATGCCGCAGCCGCGTAGCCCCGAGCAAATCGGCGCGATCGGGCGCGGCGCTTATGTCCTAAGCGACTGTCAAGACCGGCCCAGGTGATTTTATTGGCCACCGGATCGGAGGTTGAACTAGCCGTCCGCGCGGCCTCGGTGCTTAGCCGCGACGGGGTGCGGGTGCGCGTCGTGTCCATGCCGAGCACGCAGGTATTCGACGCTCAGGACCGCGGCTACCGCGAGGCCGTGCTGCCGCGCGAGGTCCGCACCCGGATCGCCATCGAGGCCGGGGCCACGCATTTCTGGTTTAAATATGTGGGCCTGGACGGCCGGGTTATCGGGCTCGATTCGTTTGGCGAATCGGCACCCTCGGAGGAGGTGCTGAGGCACTTCGGATTCAACGTCGAACATGTCATCGAAGAAGTGCGGCGGCTGCTCGCTTGCCCCGCAGTCTGGGCTTAATCAATTGGAGAGATAGATGGCAATAAAGGTTGGAATCAACGGCTACGGCCGTATCGGCCGTAATATTCTGCGCGCGCTCTATGAGTCGCGGCGGACTCACGAGATCCAAATCCTCGCGATCAACGATCTCGGTGATGTCGCGACCAACGCGCATTTAACCCGCTACGATAGCGTCCACGGGCGCTTTCCGGGCGAGATTGCGATCGCGGGCGACTCGATGGTGGTCGACGGCGATTCTATTTGCATTCTCGCCGAGCGCGATCCCGCCAAGCTCCCCTGGACCCGGCTCGGTGTCGATGTGGTCCTCGAATGCACCGGACTTTTTACCAGTAAAGTCAAGGCCGGCGCCCATCTCCAAGCAGGCGCCAAGAAGGTCATCATCTCGGCTCCCGGGACCGAGGTCGACGCCACGATCGTCTATGGCGTGAATCATCAGACCCTCAAAGCGAGCGACACGGTGATCTCCAATGCGTCTTGCACGACCAACTGCCTCGCGCCCTTGGTGAAGCCGCTGCATGAGCGCATCGGCATTCTGCGCGGCGTCATGACCACGATCCATTCCTTCA
Encoded proteins:
- the gap gene encoding type I glyceraldehyde-3-phosphate dehydrogenase, whose product is MAIKVGINGYGRIGRNILRALYESRRTHEIQILAINDLGDVATNAHLTRYDSVHGRFPGEIAIAGDSMVVDGDSICILAERDPAKLPWTRLGVDVVLECTGLFTSKVKAGAHLQAGAKKVIISAPGTEVDATIVYGVNHQTLKASDTVISNASCTTNCLAPLVKPLHERIGILRGVMTTIHSFTNDQVLIDVYHSDLRRARSATQSMIPTKTGAAAAVGLVLPELNGKLDGYAVRVPTLNVSLVDLSFVAARETSKEEINAVLREAAQGELKGLVEYNDKPLVSVDFNHNPASSIYDATQTRVIDGTLVKVLSWYDNEWGFSNRMLDATIALMNAK